From Nicotiana tabacum cultivar K326 chromosome 22, ASM71507v2, whole genome shotgun sequence, one genomic window encodes:
- the LOC107793065 gene encoding protein FAR1-RELATED SEQUENCE 5 — MNLETGAATIDCSAESQLVACEDNVVREPFIGMEFESEDAAKGFYDDYAKRVGFIMRIDQCRRSEVDKRILSRRLSCNKQGYYVKMKNHYGPPRKTRTSTREGCKAMMLVKVNKSDKWVVTRFVKEHTHPLIASGCSSRNAMDKKDRRILELSAELEHQDKLCDLYREQLITFLENVEQQMELLSKKIEVAVNNVKEIEAEVQKPSNNQ, encoded by the exons A TGAACTTAGAGACTGGAGCTGCTACAATAGATTGTTCTGCTGAAAGCCAGTTAGTTGCATGTGAGGATAATGTGGTTAGGGAGCCATTTATTGGAATGGAGTTCGAGTCAGAAGATGCTGCCAAAGGATTTTATGATGACTATGCTAAGCGTGTTGGGTTTATCATGCGCATTGATCAGTGCCGGCGTTCAGAAGTCGACAAGAGAATCCTTTCACGACGACTTTCATGTAACAAGCAAGGCTATTACGTGAAAATGAAAAACCATTATGGACCACCTAGAAAAACACGCACTAGCACACGAGAAGGGTGCAAGGCAATGATGTTGGTAAAGGTTAACAAGTCTGATAAGTGGGTTGTGACGAGATTCGTGAAGGAGCATACCCATCCATTGATTGCTTCTGGATGTTCTTCTCGTAATGCAATG GATAAAAAGGACAGGAGGATCCTAGAACTGTCGGCGGAGTTGGAGCATCAGGATAAATTATGTGACCTATACAGAGAGCAGCTAATTACTTTTTTGGAAAATGTTGAGCAGCAGATGGAGCTTTTGTCAAAGAAAATTGAAGTAGCTGTCAACAATGTAAAAGAAATAGAAGCAGAAGTTCAAAAGCCATCCAATAACCAGTAG